A window of Euwallacea similis isolate ESF13 chromosome 10, ESF131.1, whole genome shotgun sequence contains these coding sequences:
- the Lfg gene encoding protein lifeguard 1 isoform X3 — MSYAYNQQGYGGYNPEDPEVKGFDFTEQSIRKGFIRKVYSILMVQLVITMGFIALMCYEPKTKDFVQKTPSLFIVALVVMIVAMITLACCGEVRRKAPINYIMLFIFTIAEGFLLGVSSSHYRQDAVLMAVGITAAVCLALTLFAFQTKYDFTMMGGILLVAVIILLVFGIVAIFVQNKIVQLVYASLGALIFSIYLIYDTQLMMGGKHKYSISPEEYVFAALNLYLDIINIFMYILAIIGSSRD, encoded by the coding sequence GCTATGGAGGCTACAACCCTGAAGACCCTGAGGTCAAAGGCTTCGACTTCACTGAGCAAAGCATCCGGAAGGGATTCATCCGCAAAGTGTACTCGATTCTGATGGTGCAGCTGGTCATCACCATGGGCTTCATAGCCTTGATGTGCTACGAGCCCAAAACCAAAGACTTCGTGCAGAAAACTCCAAGCTTGTTCATCGTGGCCTTAGTGGTGATGATCGTGGCCATGATCACCTTGGCCTGCTGCGGGGAGGTGCGCAGGAAGGCTCCCATCAACTACATAATGCTGTTTATCTTCACCATCGCCGAAGGATTTTTGCTGGGAGTCAGCTCCAGCCACTACCGGCAAGACGCAGTGCTAATGGCCGTGGGCATAACCGCAGCCGTTTGCCTGGCTTTGACCTTGTTTGCCTTCCAGACCAAGTATGATTTCACCATGATGGGGGGAATTCTGCTAGTGGCCGTAATTATTCTTTTGGTGTTCGGGATCGTCGCCATTTTCGTGCAGAACAAGATCGTCCAGTTGGTTTATGCCTCGCTAGGAGCTttgattttttcgatttacttGATCTACGACACTCAGCTGATGATGGGCGGGAAGCACAAATACAGCATTTCTCCGGAGGAATACGTATTCGCTGCTTTGAATCTCTACTTGGATatcatcaatattttcatgTACATTTTGGCTATTATTGGGAGTTCCAGGGATTAA